A single genomic interval of Flavobacterium sp. N2820 harbors:
- a CDS encoding sensor histidine kinase, translated as MIFLTLIASILIATVSIYQFRNEAREYHQDRLERKETAIAEHINYVLQTTTYPLNTKNIPLIFKDKIFELADIHSMEINFFDLKGNLLISSKAIFRLDKDKPKINASTLKIIQSSLDKRYIEFSNVDDRTFRSSYSYLKDNKFKPLAILNLPYEEDAEFYDNEVQNFLIRFGQVYTFMFLIAIVLSYFLSSYITKSLKIISDKIQQTQLDQRNEKIVIEDGSKEINLLINSYNNMVDKLEESATILAQSEREQAWREMAKQVAHEIKNPLTPMRLTVQSFQRKFDVNDPNIAKKLNDYTQTILQQIDTMSSVASAFSNFATMPAQQNETLNVVFIVKMALEIFNEDFIQFSALEDEIIAKLDRTQLIRVITNLVKNAIQSIPEEQEHKLVFVTVFREDNQVKIAVKDNGKGISEENAARIFEPKFTTKSSGMGLGLAIIKNIIENYHGTITFETELNIGTEFLVSFPINKPL; from the coding sequence ATGATATTCTTAACACTTATTGCGTCTATACTTATTGCTACGGTTTCTATTTATCAATTTAGAAATGAGGCAAGAGAATACCATCAAGATCGTTTAGAACGAAAGGAAACCGCTATTGCTGAGCATATAAATTATGTTTTACAAACGACGACTTATCCATTAAATACAAAAAATATTCCGTTAATTTTTAAAGATAAAATTTTTGAATTAGCAGATATTCATAGTATGGAAATTAATTTTTTTGATTTAAAAGGAAACTTATTAATTTCATCAAAAGCTATTTTTAGACTAGACAAAGACAAACCAAAAATAAATGCATCAACCTTAAAAATCATTCAATCTTCATTGGATAAAAGGTATATAGAATTTTCAAATGTTGACGATAGAACGTTTCGATCATCCTATTCTTATTTAAAAGATAATAAATTTAAGCCGCTTGCTATTTTAAATTTACCGTATGAAGAAGATGCAGAGTTTTATGACAATGAAGTTCAAAATTTCTTAATTCGTTTTGGACAGGTCTATACGTTCATGTTTCTTATTGCAATTGTTTTGTCTTACTTTTTATCGAGTTATATTACAAAATCATTAAAAATTATTAGTGATAAAATTCAGCAAACACAATTAGATCAACGCAACGAAAAAATTGTAATTGAAGATGGAAGTAAGGAAATTAATCTTTTAATTAATTCCTACAATAATATGGTGGATAAATTAGAAGAAAGTGCCACTATATTAGCACAAAGTGAACGGGAACAAGCATGGCGCGAAATGGCAAAACAAGTAGCCCATGAAATTAAAAACCCGCTTACTCCAATGCGTTTAACGGTGCAAAGTTTTCAACGTAAGTTTGATGTAAACGATCCTAATATTGCAAAAAAATTAAATGATTACACACAAACCATTTTACAACAAATAGACACAATGAGTTCGGTGGCAAGTGCTTTTTCTAACTTTGCAACTATGCCTGCACAACAAAATGAAACCTTAAATGTGGTGTTTATTGTTAAAATGGCATTGGAAATTTTTAACGAAGATTTTATTCAATTTTCTGCATTAGAAGACGAAATTATTGCCAAATTGGACCGAACGCAACTAATACGTGTAATCACAAATTTGGTAAAAAATGCTATTCAATCTATTCCGGAAGAGCAAGAACATAAGCTTGTTTTTGTGACCGTTTTTAGAGAAGATAATCAAGTGAAAATTGCAGTAAAAGATAATGGAAAAGGAATTTCAGAAGAAAATGCAGCACGAATTTTTGAGCCAAAATTTACGACAAAATCAAGTGGAATGGGGCTTGGTCTAGCAATTATTAAAAATATTATCGAAAATTACCACGGAACAATTACTTTTGAAACTGAATTAAACATTGGAACCGAATTTCTGGTTTCTTTCCCAATAAATAAACCATTATAA
- the hemC gene encoding hydroxymethylbilane synthase yields MMSKIIRIGTRDSELALWQAYTVQKKLNDLGYQTEITAVKSQGDILLDKPLYELGITGIFTKTLDIAMLNGQVDIAVHSMKDVPTALPIGIVQAAVLERANTLDILVHKGNLDFLNSNGTIATGSLRRQAQWLNKYPNHTVVDLRGNVNTRMQKLQDSDWNGAVFAAAGLERINLKPENYIDLDWMVPAPAQGAMVVVAMKNDDFCKEALSKLNHSETEICTHIEREFLKTLEGGCTAPIGALATFSSDKINFEGVLFSLDGKEKHTIKKSCTFDSYKNFGKNCAEEILNNGGSALMESIRRDLKK; encoded by the coding sequence ATAATGAGTAAAATTATACGTATTGGAACTCGTGACAGCGAATTAGCACTTTGGCAAGCATACACTGTTCAAAAAAAATTAAATGATTTAGGTTATCAAACTGAGATTACAGCAGTTAAATCGCAGGGAGATATTCTACTTGACAAACCACTTTATGAATTAGGAATCACAGGAATTTTTACCAAAACATTAGACATTGCCATGTTAAACGGTCAAGTAGATATTGCCGTACATTCTATGAAAGATGTTCCAACTGCTTTACCCATTGGAATTGTACAAGCTGCAGTTTTAGAACGCGCCAACACACTCGATATTTTAGTTCATAAAGGCAATTTAGACTTTTTAAATTCAAACGGAACTATCGCCACTGGAAGCTTACGCAGACAAGCGCAATGGTTGAACAAATATCCCAATCATACTGTAGTTGATTTACGTGGAAATGTAAATACGCGGATGCAAAAATTACAAGATAGTGATTGGAACGGAGCTGTTTTTGCGGCTGCAGGATTAGAACGAATTAACTTAAAACCAGAAAATTATATCGATCTAGACTGGATGGTTCCAGCACCTGCACAAGGCGCAATGGTTGTGGTGGCAATGAAAAATGATGATTTCTGTAAAGAAGCATTGTCGAAACTAAATCACTCTGAAACAGAAATTTGCACACATATTGAGCGTGAATTTTTAAAAACATTAGAAGGTGGTTGTACAGCTCCAATTGGTGCTTTGGCAACATTTTCTTCAGATAAAATTAATTTTGAAGGCGTTTTATTTTCTTTAGACGGAAAAGAAAAACATACAATCAAAAAAAGTTGTACTTTTGATTCTTATAAAAACTTCGGAAAAAATTGTGCCGAAGAAATTTTAAACAATGGTGGAAGTGCTTTGATGGAAAGCATTCGTCGTGATTTAAAAAAGTAA
- a CDS encoding uroporphyrinogen-III synthase: MNQILSTKKLSKALKKKFSDAKIELVEKNFIQTKSVSFKTPQLNNYLVFTSKKAVKSVLKSEVTNVHSISCLCVGSKTKNFLEKNGFKVIENANYAEDLIQIIDAKYKSNSFTFFCGNIRKNTIPNYFQQNKIAYNEFVVYETKLKPHQIKKPFDGVLFFSPSGVNSFLENNSLDNKTCFCIGTTTAKALENKTENIVIAAQPTVENVITEVIKYYKRL; encoded by the coding sequence ATGAACCAAATTCTCTCTACAAAAAAACTTTCTAAAGCATTAAAAAAGAAGTTTTCTGATGCCAAAATTGAACTTGTAGAAAAGAATTTTATTCAAACCAAATCTGTTTCTTTTAAAACGCCTCAACTAAACAATTACCTAGTTTTTACAAGTAAAAAAGCTGTAAAAAGTGTATTAAAATCGGAAGTAACAAACGTTCATTCAATTTCTTGTTTGTGTGTAGGAAGCAAAACCAAAAATTTTCTAGAAAAAAACGGTTTCAAAGTCATTGAAAATGCTAATTATGCTGAAGATTTAATTCAAATAATTGATGCAAAATACAAAAGCAATTCGTTTACGTTTTTCTGTGGAAACATCAGAAAAAATACAATTCCAAATTATTTTCAGCAAAATAAAATCGCATACAACGAATTTGTCGTATATGAAACCAAACTAAAACCACACCAAATAAAAAAACCTTTTGATGGCGTTTTATTTTTTAGTCCGTCTGGAGTAAATAGTTTTTTGGAAAACAATTCATTAGATAATAAAACGTGTTTTTGCATTGGAACCACCACTGCCAAAGCATTAGAAAACAAAACAGAAAATATTGTAATTGCAGCACAACCAACAGTTGAAAATGTAATTACCGAAGTAATAAAATATTATAAACGCTTATAG
- a CDS encoding potassium channel family protein — translation MKIIVFGLGNFGMSLAISLTETGNEVIGVDKNIEKINLIKDKISHAIALDSTNELSYEALPLKDADKVVVAIGENEGAAIITTAIIKKLSDVKIISRALSPIHDTVLEAMGIYSIIHPEQESADRLTKQINFKSTLENYQLDDNYTISEVKAKPEFFGKTLAELDTIDKYHLTLITIIRKREKRNLIGKKSIIKESVGRPLPETIIQENDILVVYGNNKDIETYCLGQEEHQIRS, via the coding sequence ATGAAAATTATAGTATTTGGTTTAGGAAACTTCGGAATGTCGCTTGCCATCAGCTTAACTGAAACAGGAAACGAAGTAATTGGTGTAGATAAAAACATCGAAAAAATTAATCTTATCAAGGATAAAATTTCACATGCAATTGCGTTAGATTCAACAAATGAATTGTCTTATGAAGCTTTACCATTAAAAGATGCCGATAAAGTTGTTGTAGCCATTGGAGAAAACGAAGGTGCTGCAATTATCACAACAGCGATTATTAAAAAACTAAGCGATGTAAAAATCATTAGTAGAGCTTTGTCACCCATACACGACACGGTTTTAGAGGCGATGGGAATTTATAGTATTATTCACCCAGAACAAGAATCGGCAGACCGATTAACCAAACAAATCAACTTTAAATCTACTTTAGAAAATTATCAATTAGATGATAATTATACAATTTCTGAGGTAAAAGCAAAACCAGAATTCTTTGGGAAAACATTAGCCGAATTAGATACTATCGATAAATATCATTTAACTTTAATTACCATTATCCGTAAGAGAGAAAAACGAAATTTAATTGGTAAAAAATCCATCATAAAAGAATCAGTTGGTCGTCCATTGCCTGAAACAATCATACAAGAAAATGATATTTTAGTAGTTTATGGAAACAATAAAGACATTGAAACGTATTGTTTAGGACAAGAAGAACATCAAATTAGAAGCTAA
- a CDS encoding TrkH family potassium uptake protein, with amino-acid sequence MEKESLLNYLYRFFDIIVLLFIVFDFGYDFEENYNSPHVVGLILLSIGLLAFNSFKFFTYKYKSNKKVALANMILLTGILLTCFIISILNFDFPSYYILQKVKPILEGGLIFYFLLRLLVLVRHIYDIYFNPAIVFVGSFMILALTGGFLLMLPSATTNGITFTNALFTSTSAVCVTGLAVVDTSTAFTLVGQSIILVLIQLGGIGILTFTSFFAFFFRGSSSFKEGLNTKDFIAHDGMRDVFRAALNVVIFTLAVEAVGAVFVYSSIMDNNAVDNKFFFAIFHSISAFCNAGFSILSAGLYDEAIRFDYFLQWIIMTLIVLGGLGHNIVFNFYQKIKTHVVELFDKTIIHKKVRIITLNTQIVIYTTLVLLIGGFIFLYISEYNNTLLEHQSTFGKITAASFNSVTPRTAGFNAVDFTKMNVPSLLFIIFLMWIGGSPASTAGGIKTSTFALATLNIFAVASGKSRIQLFGRRISSESTSRAFAILCISLITIGVSIVALLIFEPKGTPLLTVAFECFSAYSTVGLSLNFTPTVTEPSKYILIACMFIGRIGMLNLMVGLLRRLNHQFYEYPKENILIN; translated from the coding sequence ATGGAGAAAGAATCATTACTCAATTATTTATATCGTTTTTTTGATATTATCGTATTACTTTTTATTGTTTTTGACTTTGGATATGATTTCGAAGAAAATTATAATTCTCCTCATGTTGTTGGCTTAATACTTCTTTCTATTGGCTTATTAGCATTTAATTCGTTTAAGTTTTTTACCTATAAATATAAAAGCAACAAAAAAGTAGCCTTGGCAAATATGATTTTGCTAACCGGAATTTTGTTAACTTGTTTTATAATTTCGATATTAAACTTTGACTTCCCTTCCTATTATATTCTTCAAAAAGTAAAACCTATTTTAGAAGGCGGACTTATATTTTATTTCTTGCTTAGACTTTTGGTTTTAGTGCGCCATATTTATGATATCTATTTCAATCCAGCAATTGTATTTGTTGGAAGTTTTATGATTTTAGCCTTAACAGGAGGGTTTTTATTAATGCTCCCAAGTGCAACCACAAACGGAATTACCTTTACCAACGCACTTTTTACTTCAACAAGTGCTGTTTGTGTCACAGGGTTGGCGGTTGTTGATACTTCTACAGCTTTTACACTTGTAGGACAATCTATTATTTTAGTTTTAATTCAATTAGGTGGAATCGGAATTTTGACTTTTACCTCATTCTTTGCATTCTTTTTTAGAGGAAGTTCTTCGTTTAAAGAAGGCTTAAATACTAAAGATTTTATTGCACACGATGGTATGAGAGATGTTTTTAGAGCCGCTCTTAATGTTGTTATTTTTACTTTAGCAGTTGAAGCTGTGGGGGCTGTTTTTGTTTATTCGTCTATTATGGACAATAATGCTGTTGACAATAAATTTTTCTTCGCAATATTCCACTCTATTTCGGCTTTTTGTAATGCTGGTTTTTCTATTTTATCGGCTGGATTATATGATGAAGCAATTCGTTTTGATTATTTCTTACAATGGATTATAATGACTTTAATTGTGTTAGGAGGTTTAGGCCACAACATTGTATTTAACTTTTATCAAAAAATTAAAACTCATGTAGTAGAGCTTTTTGATAAAACCATTATTCATAAAAAAGTTAGAATCATTACATTAAATACTCAAATTGTAATTTATACCACTTTAGTATTATTAATTGGTGGTTTTATTTTCTTATATATTTCAGAATACAATAACACCTTATTAGAACACCAAAGTACTTTTGGAAAAATTACAGCGGCTTCTTTTAATTCGGTAACACCAAGAACTGCAGGATTTAATGCCGTAGATTTTACTAAAATGAATGTTCCTTCATTGTTGTTCATCATCTTTTTAATGTGGATTGGTGGCTCACCCGCTTCTACTGCCGGTGGTATCAAAACCAGTACTTTTGCATTAGCAACTTTGAATATTTTTGCTGTTGCGAGTGGAAAAAGTAGAATTCAATTGTTTGGCAGAAGAATATCATCTGAATCTACCTCTCGTGCCTTTGCCATTTTGTGTATTTCATTAATAACAATTGGTGTTTCTATAGTTGCTTTACTTATTTTTGAACCAAAAGGAACACCTTTATTAACAGTTGCTTTTGAATGTTTTTCAGCATATAGTACTGTAGGATTAAGTTTAAATTTTACACCAACAGTAACTGAACCAAGTAAATACATTTTAATTGCTTGTATGTTTATTGGTCGTATAGGAATGCTCAACTTAATGGTTGGATTATTACGAAGATTGAACCATCAATTCTATGAATATCCAAAAGAAAATATATTAATTAACTAA
- a CDS encoding CopD family protein produces the protein MELYNYIKSLHLIFVITWFAGLFYIVRLFVYHAEAKQKPQPEQDILIKQYQLMQYRLWYIITWPSAVLASVFAFWMLFFTEVGKVWMAQPWMHVKLAFVFLLYLYHLKCHQIFKQLQSNEVKHSSNFFRIWNEGATIILFAVVFLVILKNAINWIYGVIGIFVFSIVIMLGFKWYKKIREKNQNS, from the coding sequence ATGGAACTTTACAACTACATAAAATCATTGCATTTAATCTTTGTAATCACTTGGTTTGCTGGGTTGTTTTACATTGTCCGTTTATTTGTTTATCACGCAGAGGCCAAACAAAAACCACAACCTGAACAAGACATTTTGATTAAACAATACCAATTAATGCAATACCGTTTGTGGTATATAATTACATGGCCAAGTGCCGTTTTGGCAAGTGTTTTTGCTTTTTGGATGTTGTTTTTTACGGAAGTTGGAAAAGTTTGGATGGCTCAACCTTGGATGCATGTAAAATTAGCTTTCGTGTTTTTATTGTATTTGTATCATTTAAAATGCCACCAAATTTTTAAGCAATTGCAAAGTAACGAAGTAAAACATTCAAGTAATTTTTTCAGAATTTGGAATGAAGGTGCTACTATAATTTTATTTGCAGTTGTTTTTTTAGTAATTTTAAAAAATGCAATTAATTGGATTTATGGCGTCATCGGAATTTTTGTTTTTTCGATAGTTATTATGTTAGGATTCAAATGGTATAAAAAAATAAGAGAAAAGAATCAAAACAGTTAA
- the hemE gene encoding uroporphyrinogen decarboxylase, with amino-acid sequence MIKNDLFLRALKGETVERPPVWMMRQAGRYLPEFRALRDKYDFFTRCETPELAAEITVQPIRIVKPDAAILFSDILVVPRAMGIHVELKDNLGPIIPNPIRTAEQVNQVFVPNIHETLGYVMDAVKLTKEMLNDEVPLIGFAGSPWTIFCYAVEGKGSKSFDTAKGFCFSNPVAAHLLLQKITDTTILYLKEKVKAGCNAIQIFDSWGGMLSPVDYQEFSWQYINQIVEALAEETEVIVFGKGCWFALNDMAKSKASALGVDWTCSPRNARYLTGGDITLQGNFDPSRLLSPIPTIKKMVHEMIDEFGKDKYIVNLGHGILPNIPVDHAKAFVEAVKEYKK; translated from the coding sequence ATGATTAAGAACGATTTATTTTTAAGAGCATTAAAAGGAGAAACAGTTGAACGTCCACCCGTTTGGATGATGCGTCAAGCAGGAAGATATTTACCAGAATTTAGAGCTTTACGCGATAAATATGATTTTTTCACCCGTTGCGAAACTCCAGAATTAGCAGCTGAAATTACCGTGCAACCCATTCGTATTGTAAAACCAGATGCAGCAATTTTATTTTCGGATATTTTGGTAGTGCCAAGAGCGATGGGAATTCACGTAGAATTAAAAGACAATTTAGGTCCGATAATTCCAAATCCAATTCGTACTGCTGAACAAGTAAATCAGGTTTTTGTGCCGAATATTCACGAAACTTTAGGTTATGTGATGGATGCGGTAAAATTAACCAAAGAAATGTTGAACGACGAAGTGCCATTAATTGGTTTTGCTGGTTCGCCTTGGACAATTTTTTGTTATGCTGTGGAAGGAAAAGGTTCCAAAAGTTTTGATACGGCTAAAGGATTTTGCTTTTCAAACCCAGTAGCGGCTCACTTATTATTGCAAAAAATCACGGATACCACAATTTTATACTTAAAAGAAAAAGTAAAAGCAGGTTGTAATGCGATTCAGATTTTTGACTCTTGGGGCGGAATGCTTTCTCCTGTGGATTATCAAGAATTTTCATGGCAATACATCAATCAAATTGTTGAAGCTTTAGCCGAAGAAACGGAGGTTATCGTATTTGGAAAAGGGTGTTGGTTTGCCTTAAACGACATGGCAAAATCAAAAGCATCAGCTTTAGGAGTAGATTGGACATGTTCGCCAAGAAACGCCCGTTATTTAACAGGTGGTGACATTACTTTACAAGGGAATTTCGACCCAAGTCGTTTACTTTCTCCTATTCCAACCATCAAAAAAATGGTACATGAAATGATTGATGAATTCGGAAAAGACAAATACATAGTAAACTTAGGTCA
- the hemH gene encoding ferrochelatase: protein MKGVLLVNLGSPESPTAKDVKPYLDEFLMDKYVIDVPFLLRALLVRGIILQTRPKKSAEAYARIWTSEGSPLIVISKKMHQKVQKLVDVPVALAMRYGTMTILKGLQELKDKGVTEVMLLPLYPQHAMASTTTILVLAEELRQKHFPEMTFTNVPAFYNKPDFIQALANSIKKHLEGFEYDHLLFSYHGIPKRHIRKTDVTKSHCKIDGSCCNTPSPAHEFCYRHQCYETTKQVVKLLGIPEGKYSQTFQSRLAGDKWLTPYTDVEINKMPEQGIKKLAVVTPAFVADCLETLEEIAMEANEQFLHHGGEEFMAVPCLNDEDEWCAVVANWIKEFKNN from the coding sequence ATGAAAGGAGTATTATTAGTAAATTTAGGATCACCAGAAAGCCCAACAGCAAAAGATGTAAAGCCGTATTTAGATGAATTTTTAATGGATAAATACGTAATTGATGTTCCGTTTTTATTGCGTGCATTATTAGTTAGAGGAATTATTTTGCAAACGCGTCCAAAAAAATCGGCTGAAGCCTATGCACGAATTTGGACTAGCGAAGGTTCTCCTTTAATTGTGATTTCTAAAAAAATGCACCAAAAGGTTCAAAAATTGGTTGATGTTCCGGTTGCTTTAGCCATGCGTTATGGAACTATGACCATTTTAAAAGGATTACAAGAATTAAAAGATAAAGGTGTAACCGAAGTAATGCTTTTGCCTTTATATCCTCAACACGCCATGGCTTCAACTACTACTATTTTAGTTTTGGCAGAAGAATTACGTCAGAAGCATTTTCCAGAAATGACATTTACTAATGTTCCCGCATTTTATAACAAACCCGATTTTATTCAGGCTTTGGCAAATTCTATTAAAAAGCATTTGGAAGGATTTGAATATGACCATTTATTATTTTCGTATCACGGAATTCCAAAACGCCATATTCGTAAAACAGATGTAACGAAATCGCATTGTAAAATTGATGGTTCTTGTTGCAACACGCCTTCTCCAGCACACGAATTTTGTTACCGTCATCAATGTTATGAAACTACAAAACAAGTTGTAAAATTATTAGGAATTCCAGAAGGAAAATACAGCCAAACCTTTCAATCGCGTTTAGCAGGTGATAAATGGTTAACACCTTATACAGATGTAGAAATCAACAAAATGCCAGAACAAGGCATTAAGAAATTAGCGGTTGTAACGCCAGCATTTGTTGCCGATTGTTTAGAAACTTTAGAAGAAATTGCTATGGAAGCCAACGAACAATTTTTGCATCATGGCGGTGAAGAATTCATGGCAGTTCCGTGTTTAAATGATGAAGATGAATGGTGTGCTGTGGTTGCGAATTGGATTAAAGAATTTAAAAATAACTAA
- a CDS encoding helix-turn-helix domain-containing protein has protein sequence MGSQEEIKIENDFILYLFQNDGDEMYRIQKPVNQGFIQFHFGLKGKGKFIFNQGNYALDLKEEKSLLFYNPQKELPLNLELAPHTWIVSVIISIKKFHGLFSSQAEHIPFLSEENKDKKYYKENDISPSMAIVLSQLFHYNLNSFIKNLYYKGKGYELLSLYFNRSEDPNAEQCPFLIDEENVLKIKKAKEIMISNMAEPPGLEELSEQVGLSLKKLKMGFKQIYGDTVYGFLFEYKMDYARQLLDSGSYNVNEVGLKIGYSTGSHFIAAFKKKFGTTPKKYLMNLNTNV, from the coding sequence ATGGGTTCTCAAGAAGAAATAAAAATTGAAAATGATTTTATTTTATATCTTTTTCAAAATGATGGAGACGAAATGTATCGAATTCAAAAACCTGTAAATCAAGGATTTATTCAATTTCATTTTGGCTTAAAAGGAAAAGGAAAATTTATCTTCAATCAAGGAAATTATGCATTGGATTTAAAGGAAGAGAAGTCACTTTTGTTTTATAATCCGCAAAAAGAATTGCCGCTTAATCTTGAATTGGCACCACACACTTGGATTGTATCGGTGATTATTTCGATAAAAAAATTTCATGGTCTGTTTTCATCTCAAGCAGAACATATTCCGTTTTTGAGCGAAGAAAACAAAGATAAAAAGTACTATAAAGAAAACGATATCAGTCCGTCGATGGCAATTGTGTTGAGTCAATTGTTCCATTACAACCTCAACTCGTTCATTAAAAACCTATACTATAAAGGAAAAGGTTACGAATTATTGAGTTTGTATTTTAACCGTTCTGAAGATCCAAATGCAGAACAATGTCCGTTTTTGATAGACGAAGAAAATGTATTAAAAATAAAAAAAGCCAAAGAAATTATGATTTCTAATATGGCTGAGCCACCAGGTTTAGAAGAATTATCTGAACAAGTGGGATTAAGTTTGAAGAAATTAAAAATGGGTTTCAAGCAAATTTATGGCGATACGGTTTATGGCTTTTTATTTGAATACAAAATGGATTATGCCCGTCAATTGCTTGATAGTGGTTCATATAATGTAAATGAAGTAGGTTTAAAAATCGGATACAGCACGGGAAGTCATTTTATTGCAGCTTTTAAAAAGAAATTTGGGACAACACCAAAAAAATATTTAATGAATTTGAACACGAATGTATAA
- the hemA gene encoding glutamyl-tRNA reductase has translation MENNTFAKHPTFYAVGLSYKKADAEMRGKFSLDDKAKQNLLHQAKAEGLESLVVTSTCNRTEIYGFAQHPFQLIKLLCENSQGTVEDFQKVAFVYKNTEAISHMFRVGTGLDSQILGDFEIISQLKNAFVQSKELNLANAFLERLVNAVIQASKKIKTDTQISSGATSVSFASVQYIFKNVEDISNKNILLFGTGKIGRNTCENLVKHSKHEHITLINRTKDKAEKIANKLNVIVKDYADLQLEIQKADVLVVATGALNPTVDKAILNLKKPLLILDLSIPKNVNENVNELDGVTLVHMDQLAQMTDETLENRKKHIPAAEAIIEEIKDEFLAWTKQRKFAPTIHALKAKLNSIKEGELNFQRKKISNFDEEQAELISARIIQKITNHFANHLKDDETMVDESIEWIEKIFQIETAVK, from the coding sequence ATGGAAAACAATACATTTGCGAAACATCCAACTTTCTACGCAGTAGGTTTAAGTTACAAAAAAGCCGATGCGGAAATGAGAGGTAAATTTAGTTTAGATGATAAAGCTAAGCAAAATTTATTACATCAAGCAAAAGCAGAAGGATTGGAAAGTTTAGTAGTTACTTCGACTTGCAATAGAACTGAAATTTATGGTTTTGCACAACATCCATTTCAATTAATTAAATTACTATGCGAAAATAGTCAAGGAACTGTTGAAGATTTTCAAAAAGTTGCTTTTGTATATAAAAACACGGAAGCAATTTCACATATGTTTCGTGTAGGAACAGGTTTAGATAGTCAAATTCTAGGTGATTTTGAAATCATAAGCCAACTAAAAAATGCTTTTGTTCAAAGCAAAGAGCTTAATTTGGCAAACGCTTTCCTAGAACGATTGGTTAATGCAGTAATTCAAGCAAGTAAAAAAATCAAAACAGACACACAAATTTCATCAGGAGCAACATCTGTTTCTTTTGCATCTGTGCAATATATCTTTAAAAATGTAGAAGATATTTCTAATAAAAATATTTTACTTTTTGGAACCGGAAAAATTGGAAGAAATACGTGTGAAAATTTAGTAAAACATTCGAAACACGAACACATTACCCTAATCAATCGAACAAAAGATAAAGCCGAAAAAATTGCCAACAAACTAAACGTAATTGTAAAAGATTATGCTGATTTGCAATTAGAAATTCAAAAAGCTGATGTTTTAGTCGTAGCAACTGGAGCTTTAAATCCTACGGTTGATAAAGCCATTCTAAATCTGAAAAAACCATTGTTAATTTTAGATTTATCTATTCCAAAAAATGTAAACGAAAACGTAAACGAATTAGATGGTGTTACATTAGTTCATATGGATCAATTGGCTCAAATGACCGATGAAACGTTAGAAAATAGAAAAAAACATATTCCTGCTGCCGAAGCAATTATTGAAGAAATTAAAGATGAATTTTTAGCTTGGACAAAACAACGCAAATTTGCACCAACAATTCATGCTTTAAAAGCAAAATTGAATTCTATTAAAGAAGGTGAATTGAATTTTCAACGTAAGAAAATTTCAAACTTTGACGAAGAACAAGCCGAATTAATTAGCGCAAGAATCATTCAAAAAATCACCAATCATTTTGCAAATCATTTAAAAGATGATGAAACCATGGTAGACGAAAGCATCGAATGGATTGAAAAAATTTTTCAAATTGAAACGGCTGTAAAATAA